The proteins below are encoded in one region of Oreochromis niloticus isolate F11D_XX linkage group LG6, O_niloticus_UMD_NMBU, whole genome shotgun sequence:
- the saraf gene encoding store-operated calcium entry-associated regulatory factor isoform X1: MNVFFSGVLLLLCARHTDSWDDGSVLLRDIQALTLYRNRYTTARRSSPIPQLKCVGGSAGCHAFVPEVVQCVNKGWNGFDVQWECRTDMDNTYRFGHIEVSCEGYSHPADAYILKGSCGLEYTLELTEEGQRRAHSSRGSRGGFKDLWGFASSFFSGSSEYGQQHDRQSSYPAGTQDSGGLLVVAVLLLLAYGFHKLFLSGNNTGGQDDGPATHSGHNYHGSMGGPPPPGFKPDYTDYPGANPSYGFHSDYTHRHQYPGGRAASGTGGGFWTGMGTGGVLGYLFGRQRSQPYNSNYPTHTNRPAREPPSSGTRVTSGFGGTKRR, translated from the exons atgaatgtgtttttttccGGTGTCCTGCTTCTCCTGTGTGCACGCCACACCGACAGCTGGGATGACG GCAGCGTACTGCTGCGGGACATCCAGGCACTGACTCTGTACAGGAACCGGTACACCACAGCCAGGCGCTCCAGCCCGATCCCTCAGCTCAAGTGTGTTGGAGGGTCAGCGGGCTGCCACGCCTTTGTCCCAGAGGTGGTTCAGTGTGTGAATAAAGGCTGGAATGGATTCGATGTGCAG TGGGAGTGTAGGACTGACATGGACAACACATATCGATTTGGTCACATTGAGGTGAGCTGTGAGGGCTACAGCCACCCTGCTGATGCCTACATACTGAAAGGGTCTTGTGGGCTGGAGTACACACTGGAACTGACTGAAGAGGGCCAGAGGAGGGCTCACAGTAGCAGGGGTTCCCGTGGTGGGTTTAAAG ATCTCTGGGGATTTGCCTCCAGTTTCTTTAGTGGTTCATCAGAATACGGGCAGCAGCATGACCGTCAGAGCTCCTACCCTGCGGGCACTCAGGACTCAGGAGGCCTGCTGGTTGTTGCTGTGCTTCTGCTCTTAGCCTATGGCTTCCATAAACTGTTCCTAAGTGGGAACAACACTGGGGGGCAAGATGATGGACCAGCTACACATTCTGGACATAATTACCACGGCTCCATGGGTGGACCACCCCCACCAGGATTCAAACCAGACTACACAG acTACCCTGGAGCCAACCCCAGTTATGGTTTCCACAGTGATTACACTCACAGACACCAGTACCCAGGAGGCCGGGCAGCTTCCGGCACAGGAGGGGGCTTCTGGACTGGAATGGGAACAGGCGGGGTGCTTGGATATCTTTTTGGTCGTCAGAG AAGCCAGCCCTACAATTCTAACTACCCCACTCACACTAACAGACCTGCCAGAGAACCTCCCTCTTCCGGGACACGCGTTACTTCAG gtTTTGGAGGAACCAAAAGAAGATAG
- the saraf gene encoding store-operated calcium entry-associated regulatory factor isoform X2 — protein sequence MDSMCRLMGCLFFCCVSQWECRTDMDNTYRFGHIEVSCEGYSHPADAYILKGSCGLEYTLELTEEGQRRAHSSRGSRGGFKDLWGFASSFFSGSSEYGQQHDRQSSYPAGTQDSGGLLVVAVLLLLAYGFHKLFLSGNNTGGQDDGPATHSGHNYHGSMGGPPPPGFKPDYTDYPGANPSYGFHSDYTHRHQYPGGRAASGTGGGFWTGMGTGGVLGYLFGRQRSQPYNSNYPTHTNRPAREPPSSGTRVTSGFGGTKRR from the exons ATGGATTCGATGTGCAG ATTGATGGGGtgtctgttcttctgctgtGTGTCACAGTGGGAGTGTAGGACTGACATGGACAACACATATCGATTTGGTCACATTGAGGTGAGCTGTGAGGGCTACAGCCACCCTGCTGATGCCTACATACTGAAAGGGTCTTGTGGGCTGGAGTACACACTGGAACTGACTGAAGAGGGCCAGAGGAGGGCTCACAGTAGCAGGGGTTCCCGTGGTGGGTTTAAAG ATCTCTGGGGATTTGCCTCCAGTTTCTTTAGTGGTTCATCAGAATACGGGCAGCAGCATGACCGTCAGAGCTCCTACCCTGCGGGCACTCAGGACTCAGGAGGCCTGCTGGTTGTTGCTGTGCTTCTGCTCTTAGCCTATGGCTTCCATAAACTGTTCCTAAGTGGGAACAACACTGGGGGGCAAGATGATGGACCAGCTACACATTCTGGACATAATTACCACGGCTCCATGGGTGGACCACCCCCACCAGGATTCAAACCAGACTACACAG acTACCCTGGAGCCAACCCCAGTTATGGTTTCCACAGTGATTACACTCACAGACACCAGTACCCAGGAGGCCGGGCAGCTTCCGGCACAGGAGGGGGCTTCTGGACTGGAATGGGAACAGGCGGGGTGCTTGGATATCTTTTTGGTCGTCAGAG AAGCCAGCCCTACAATTCTAACTACCCCACTCACACTAACAGACCTGCCAGAGAACCTCCCTCTTCCGGGACACGCGTTACTTCAG gtTTTGGAGGAACCAAAAGAAGATAG